GCCTCGACTCGATCTGCCACCTCGATGCGCCGAGCAAGAAGGCGGTGCGCAGCCTGATCGAGGCGAGGGTGCGCCGCAAGGAGCTGGTGCGGATCGCGCTCGACGGCGCCGGCAAGCAGGAGCATTGGGCGCGGCCCGAGGTGCTGGAGGCGACCGGCGAGGGTGATCCGGCTTTGGTCCACATCCTCTCGCCGTTCGATCCCTTGATCATCCAGCGCAAGCGCACCGAGGTGTTCTTCGGCTACGGCCACCGCTTCGAGGCCTATGTGCCGAAGCAGAAGCGCCTGTTCGGCTATTTCGCGCTGCCGGTGCTGGTCGGCGACGACATCGTCGCCGCGCTCGACCTCAAGACCGACCGGCAGAACCGGAAGCTCCTGATGCAGAAATGGAGCTGGGTCGGCAACGGCAAGAAGCAGGCGGGACGCAAGGAGCTGAAGCGCCTCATCGAGCAGGAGCTCGACCGGTTCGAGCGTTTCCAGTTGGCGGAGTAGGGCTCGATTCTGCCCGTCATTGCGAGCGAAGCGAAGCAATCCATTTCACCGCGTATGCCGAGCGATGGATTGCTGCGTCGCTATCGCTCCTCGCAATGACGCAGTGGAATGCCACCTGGGTTCCCGTCTGGCCTGTGTGCTATGAGTTTTTGCCATTGCTCAATGCGGGGCCACCCAATAATCCTCAAGGCAAGCAATAGCTTTGGGGGAAACAGATGAGCCAGACCGCGTCCATCGCGCCGAACAGCGGCGCCCGCAGCGAGATCGAGACGTCCACGATCAGCGCGATCTCCTGGCGGCTGATCCCGTTCCTGATCCTGGCCTACTTCTTCTCCTATCTCGACCGCGTCAATCTCGGCTTCGCCGCGCTGACCATGAACAGCGAGCTGAAGTTCTCGCCGGTGGTGTTCTCGTTCGGCGCCGGCATCTTCTTCATCGGCTATTTCATCTTCGAGGTGCCGAGCAACCTGGCGCTGGAGCGGTTCGGCGCCAGCAAGTGGATCGCCCGCATCATGGTGAGCTGGGGCATCCTCTCGGCCCTGATGGCGGCGGTCTATGATGAGCACAGCTTCTACGCGTTGCGCTTCTTCCTCGGCGTCGCCGAAGCCGGCTTCTTCCCCGGCATCATCCTGTATCTCACCTATTGGTACCCGGCCGAGTATCGCGCGCGCTTCCTCGCCGCCTTCGCGCTTGCGGTCCCCATTTCGACCGTGATCGGCGCCCCGATCTCCGGCCTGTTGCTCGGGCTCGACGGCGTGATGGGGCTGAAGGGCTGGCAGTGGCTGTTCGTCATCGAGGGCGTCCCCTCGGTGCTGCTCGGCATCGTCACCTGGTTCTATCTCACCGACCGGCCGGAGAAGGCCGATTGGCTCTCGGCCGAGCAGAAGGCGTGGCTGAAGGGCAAGCTCGATGCCGAGGTCGCGGCCAAGCAGGCGGCGCAGCACTTCACGCTCGGCCAGGCGTTGTCCTCGCCGAAGGTGCTGGCGCTCAGCGCGATCTATTTCGGTTTCGTCGCCTCGCTCTACGGCATGCAATTCTGGCTGCCGCAGATCGTCAAGGCGTTCGGCCTGACCAACGCGCAGACCGGTTTCGTCACCGCGATCCCCTATGCGTTCGGCACCGTCGCGATGATCCTGTGGGCGCGCCGCTCCGACGCCACGCGCGAGCGCGTGTTCCATGTCGGCGCGCCGCTGCTGCTGACCGCGCTGGCGCTCGGCGTCTCCAGCTATATTTCGGATCCGATCATGACGATGGTCGTGCTGACGGTTGCCGCGATCGGCGTGTTCTGCACCTTCGCGGTGTTCTGGACGCTGCCGACGGCCTGGCTGTCAGGCACCGCGGCCGCCGGCGCGATCGCGCTGATCAACTCGATCGGCAACCTCGCCGGGTTCGGCGGGCCCTATCTGATCGGCTGGGTGAAGGAGACAACCGGCAGCACGTCGACCGGCCTCCTGGTGCTGTCGCTGTTGCCGCTCGCCGCCGGCCTGCTGGTCTTCCTCGGCAGCCACGAAACCAAGACCGAGTTCGCGGGGGCGAAGTAGGGCGCCTCTCACATATCAGGTGCTCCCGTAGCCCGGATGGAGCGGAGCGCAATCCGGGGACCCTACCGTCACCGATGGGGTCCCGGATTGCGCTTCGCCTCATCCGGGCTACGCATTTTCGGAACTTTCCGCCGCCGAACCTCACCCTGCTCACGAATAGGTTATCACTGACGAATATTGACATTCATCAGTGATAAATCGATACTCTTCATCAGTCGTCAGTCCGATGGAGATTTCAGATGTTCGTTCGTTCCGTTTTGTCGAGCTATTACAAGCTCTTGACCGGAGCGTCGCTGGCTTTCGCGGTGTTCGCGCTGACCGGCTGCAACGATAAGGCGGCCGAAAACGCTGACCCCGGGCGCCCCGTTCTGGTGGCGACCGTCCATTACGAGGCTGAAACCCCTGAGCGCAGCTTTGTCGGCACCATCAAGCCCCGTATCGAAGCCGATATGGGCTTTCGGGTTGCCGGCAAGGTGGCCAAGCGGCTGGTCGAGGTCGGACAGACAGTCGACGTCGACCAGCCCTTGGCCACCCTCGACGAGGTCGACCTGAAGCTGCAGGCCGAGCAGGCGGAGGCGGAATTCCGCGCCGCCACCGGCGTGCTGGCCCAGGCCGCGGCCGCCGAGCAGCGCGCCAAGGACCTGAAGACCAAGGGCTGGACCACCGATGCGGCGCTCGATTCCGCCAAGGCGGCCGGCGACGAGGCGCGGGCGCGGCTGAACCGCGCCGAGCGCTCGGTCGAGCTGACCAGGAACTCCCTCTCTTATGCAACGCTGGTGGCCGACACCCGGGGTGTCGTCACAGCGACCATGATCGAGCCCGGCCAGGTGGTTGCCGCGGGCCAGGCCTCGGTCCGTGTCGCCCGACTTGGCGAGAAGGAAGCTGTCGTCGCGATCCCCGAGACGCTTCTTGCTCGTGCCAGGTCGGGCGTTGCCACGGTGGCGCTGTGGTCGGATGCCAAGAAGAGCTATGCCGCGAAGCTGCGTGAGGTCGCCCCGCAGGCCGATCCCGCGACCCGCACCTATCTCGCGAAATTCTCGCTGCCGGATGCCGACGAGGCGGTCTCGCTCGGCATGACAGCTACCTTGACCCTGGCCGACAAGGCGAGCGAGCGGGTGGCAAAGCTGCCGCTGTCGGCGCTGTACAGCCAGGGCGGCGATCCCTCGCTCTACATCGTCGACGACAAGGGCGACATCGCGCTGAAGCCGGTCAAGGTGAAGGCCTATGAGAGCAGCAACGTCGTGATCTCCGGCGGTGTCGATGACGGTGCCAAGGTGGTCGCTCTCGGCGTGCAGAAACTCGATCCGAGCCAGAAGGTCCGGGTCGTGTCGTCGCTGTCGTTCTAGTCGGTTTTGTTCCGTCATTGCGAGCGAAGCGAAGCAATCCATCTCGCAGCAAGACAAGTGTGGATTGCTTCGTTCGCTTCAGCGCAAAATTGCTCTGCAATTTTGTCGCGAGCTCCTCGCAATGACGGCCGTGGCGGTAACGGTTTGGGGAATTGGAGTCTGACATGAAGCGCTTCAACCTTTCGGCCTGGGCGGTCAGCCATCCGACGCTGGTGCTGTTCCTGATGATCATCCTCGGCGCCGCCGGCTTTTTCTCCTACGAGAAGCTCGGCCGTGCCGAGGATCCGTTCTTCACCGTCAAGGTGGTGAACGTCTCGGTGATGTGGCCGGGCGCGACCTCGCAGGAAATGCAGATGCAGGTTGCCGACCCGATCGAGAAAAAGCTGCAGGAGCTGCCGTTCTTCGACAAGGTGCAGACCTATTCCAAGCCGGGCTTCACGGCGATGCAGGTCTCCTTCAAGGATTCGACCTCGCCGAAGGACGTGCCCTATCTCTTCTATCTCATCCGCAAGAAGCTGGTCGACGTGCAGGGCGAGCTGCCCTCCGGCATTCTCGGACCGGTGGTCAACGACGAGTTCTCCGACGTCGATTCGATCCTCTATATGATGACCGGCGACGGTGCCGATTACGCGCAGCTCAAGAAGGTCGCGGAAGGTTTTCGCCAGCGTCTGCTGAAAGTGCCTGGGGTCACCAAGATCGACCTCTATGGCACCCAGGACGAGCGCATCTTCGTCGAGTTCTCGCACGCCAAGCTTGCCACCCTCGGCATCACGCCGCAGGCGCTGTTCGACTCGCTCGCCAAGCAGAACAATGTCACCCCGGCCGGCATGGTCGAGACCTCGTCGCAGCGCGTGCCGCTGCGCGTCACCGGCGCGCTTGACGGCGTCAAGGCGGTTGCCGAGACGCCGGTCGAGAGCAACGGCCGCGTGTTCCGGCTCGGCGATATCGCAACCGTCAGCCACGGCTATGTCGATCCGCCGAGCTTCAAGGTGCGTCAGGAAGGCAAGCCCGCGCTCGGCATCGGCGTCGTCACCGCCAAGGGCGCCAACATCCTCGAGCTCGGCAAGGAAGTCCAGAAGGCGACCGCCGAGTTCCTCAAGGCGGTGCCGCAGGGCGTCGATGTCCAGCAGATAGCCGACCAGCCCAAGGTGGTCGAGCACGCCGTCGGCGAGTTCGTGCACTCCTTCGTCGAGGCGCTCGCGATCGTGCTGTTCGTCTCCTTTGTCGCGCTCGGCTGGCGCACCGGCATCGTGGTGGCGCTCTCGGTGCCGCTGGTGCTCGGCATCGTCTTCATCGTGATGAACGCGATGTCGCTCGACCTGCACCGCATCACGCTCGGCGCGCTGATCATTGCGCTCGGCCTGCTGGTCGACGACGCCATCATCGCGGTCGAGATGATGGTGGTGAAAATGGAACAGGGCTGGGACCGCATGAAGGCGGCGTCCTTTGCCTGGGAATCTACCGCGTTTCCGATGCTCACGGGAACGCTGGTCACAGCCGCTGGCTTCCTCCCCATCGGCTTTGCCAATTCGGCAGTCGGCGAATATGCCGGCGGCATCTTCTGGATCGTGGCGATCGCGCTGGTCGCCTCCTGGTTCGTCGCGGTGATCTTCACGCCCTATATCGGCGTCAAGCTGCTGCCCAACATCAAGGTGCACCAGAACCACGACCCGCACGCGATCTACGAGACGCGGATGTATCGGGCCTTGCGTAGCGTCGTGCAGTGGTGCGTCGATCACCGCATCAAGGTGGTGGTGGCGACCGTCGGCGTGTTCGTCGCCGCGATCGTGGGCTTCGGCCACGTCCAGCAGCAGTTCTTCCCGCTGTCGGAGCGGCCCGAGCTGTTCCTGCAGCTCCGTCTGCCCGAGGGTACCGCCTTCAACGTGACTGAAAAGGCGGTGAAGCAGGCCGAAGGGCTCTTGAAGGGCGACGACGATATCCAGACCTACACCGCCTATGTCGGCCAGGGCTCGCCGCGCTTCTGGCTCGGCCTCAACCCGCAACTGCCGAACGAGGCGTTTGCCGAGATCGTGATCCTCGCCAAGAACGTCGAGGCGCGCGAGCGCGTCAAGGCCAAGATCGAGCAGGCTGCCGCCGACGGCGCGCTGAACGAGGCGCGGGTCCGGGTCGACCGCTTCAACTTCGGTCCGCCGGTCGGCTTCCCGGTCCAGTTCCGCGTGATCGGGCCCGATGCCAACAAGGTGCGCGACATCGCCTACCAGGTCCGCGAGGTCATGCGCCAGAACAAGAATGTCAAGGACGTCCAGCTCGACTGGAACGAGCAGTCGCCCTATCTGAAGCTCGCCGTCGACCAGGATCGGGCGCGCGCGCTCGGCCTGACCCCGCAGGACGTCTCGCAGGCGCTGGCGATGCTGATCTCGGGCGCGCCGGTGACGACGATCCGCGACGGCATCGAGAAGGTCGGCGTGGTCGCCCGTGCGGTGCCGTCGGAGCGGCTCGATCTCGGCCGCGTCGGCGATCTCACCATCACCACGCGCAACGGCGTCGCGGTGCCGCTGCAGCAGATCGCCAAGATCGAATATGCGCATGAGGAGCCGATCCTGTGGCGGCGCAACCGCGACATGGCGATCACCGTGCGCTCCGACGTCGTCGACGGCGTGCAGGCGCCCGACGTCACCAACCAGATCGCGCCGAAGCTGAAGGACATTCAGGCCCATCTCGAGCCGGCCTACCGGATCGAGCCGGGCGGGGCGTTCGAGGAATCCGCCAAGGGCAATGCGTCGATCTTCATCCTCTTCCCGGTGATGGTGATGGTGATGCTGACGCTGCTGATGATTCAGCTGCAGAGCTTCTCGCGCCTGACCCTGGTGTTCCTGACCGCGCCGCTCGGGATCGTCGGCGCCTCGCTCGGGCTCAACGTCGCCAACCAGCCGTTCGGCTTCGTGGCGCTGCTCGGCCTGATCGCGCTTGCCGGCATGATCATGCGCAACGCGGTGATCCTGGTCGATCAGATCGAGAGCGACGTGGCATCCGGCCTGACCCGGCGGGAGGCGATCGTCGAGGCCACCGTCCGGCGCGCCCGGCCGGTGGTGCTGACCGCGCTCGCGGCGATCCTCGCCATGATCCCGCTGTCGCGCTCGGCGTTCTGGGGCCCGATGGCGATCACCATCATGGGCGGATTGTTTGTTGCGACTTTCCTGACCTTGCTGTATCTGCCGGGCCTTTACGCCCTCTGGTTCCGCAAGACCCTCGAGGAGAGCGGCCCCGAGCAAATCAATACTGCGCCGCAGCATGCCGGCGATGCGCAACGCGCATTTCCGCTTGCTGAAGCCGCTGAATAATTGAAGATTGAGCAGGCCAACATGACACTGATCTCGGAACATAGCGAAACCGACACCCGCGAGCGAATTCTCGTGGTGGCGGAGCGCTTGTTCCGGCAGATCGGCTACCAGAAGACCACGGTCGCCGACATCGCCAAAGAGCTGCGGATGAGCCCCGCCAACGTGTACCGCTTCTTCGATTCGAAGAAGTCGATCCACGAGAGCGTGGCCCGCGGCCTGATGGGCGAGGTCGAGATCGAGGCGCAGCGCATCGCGCGGTCGGAAGGGCCGGCGGCGACGCGCCTGCGCCAGATGATGACGACCATCAACCGCATGAACACCGAGCGCTATGTGGGCGATTCCAAGCTGCACGAGATGGTCGAGATCGCGATGCAGGAGGACTGGGAGGTCTGCGCCGCCCATATGGAGCTGATCGGCCAGACGATCGGTGAGGTGATCGCGCAGGGCGTGGCCTCGGGTGAATTCGAGGTCAAGGACCTGCAGCTTGCCGCGCTGTGCGCCGGCACGGCGATGATGCGGTTTTTCCACCCGCAGATGATCGCGCAATGCGCCAACAAGCCGGGCCCGACCATCGACCAGATGATCGATTTCGTGATCGCCGGCCTGTCGCCGCGCGCCCGTGCCAATTGAGCTGCCGGGCCTGACGTTTTCGTCAGTTGACTCTTGCATGATTGCAGGCAAATCGACGTGGTAGCCCGGATGGAGCGCAGCGTAATCCGGGGTCATTTCCGTGTGTGACACTGTCCCGGATTGCGCTGCGCTCCATCCGGGCTACGGCAACAGGGGCTCTCCGTGACCGCCAAAGACCTGCATTTCTATGAGCCGAAGAACGGCCACGGCCTGAAGCACGACCCGTTCAACGCCATCGTGGCGCCGCGGCCGATCGGCTGGATCTCCTCGCGTGATGCGGGCGGCAACGTCAACCTCGCGCCCTACAGCTTCTTCAACGCCTTCTGCTACACACCGCCGATCATCGGCTTCTCCTCCACCAACTGGAAGGACAGCGTCGCCAACATCCAGGACACCGGCGAGTTCGTCTGGAATCTGACGACGATGGATCTCGCCAAGAACATGAACGCGACCGCCGCGCATGTCGCGCGCGACGTCGACGAGTTCAAGCTCGCAGGGCTGACGCCGGTCGCCGGCAAGCTCGTCAACGTGCCGCGCGTCGCCGAAAGTCCGGTGTCGTTCGAATGCAAGGTGAGCCAGATCGTCCAGCTGCAGGGCGCCGACGGCAGGAAGGCCGAGGCCTGGCTGACGCTCGGCGAGGTGGTCGCCGTGCACATCGACAAGGCCTTCATCAAGGACGGCGTCTATCAGACCGGTCTCGCGCATCCGATCGTCCGCGCCGGCCGGAGAGGGGACTATTTCGAGATCAAGCCGGAAAACCTGTTCGAGATGATCCGGCCGGATTGAGTACTGCTCTATCCTCCCTCTCCCCGTTCTTCACGGGGAGAGGGTTAGGGTGAGGGGCAGCTTCCACGAGTCGTGTACGCGGTGAGACGTGTACCCCCTCACCCGGAACGCATCTGGCGATGCGTTCCGACCTCTCCCCGCAAGCGGGGCGAGGTCAGGGACGACGCATTCGCGCGCTCCGCATGACGACAACTCACCACGACAATGTGAAATTTCCGCCCGCAGTGATGAAAAACCGTCACTCGCAACCTCCGAGCGAGCAGTCTAACCTCCCGCGCGCCAGGCCGGATCAACGGCCGGCCAACAGAGTGGGAGGATGCGATGACACGCCAACCGCGGAGCAATCCAACAGAAGAGCGGCGCGATCCGGACGTTTCACGACGAACGCTGGTCCAGGGGCTTGCGGTTTCCGCGGCCGCCGGCGTAACGGGCATCGGCAGCGCGCTGGCCCAGAACGCGCCCGCGCCGGTCGGACCGCCGACAACCATCACCAGCCCGCCGCGCGACTTCAGTCCGCGCGGTGCGCCGACCACCTATTTCTGGGACCCCGACATCATCGCGGTCGATCCGTCCTTCAACGACCTTGCCCAGCCCAACACCTCGATCAAGCGCCTCTATACAGGGCTGCTGTGGGCGGAAGGCCCGGCCTGGAGCTCGCAGGGCCGCTATCTCCTGTGGAGCGACATCCCGAACAACCGGCAGATGCGCTGGTCGGAGGATGACGGCCATGTCAGCGTGTTCCGCATGCCGTCGAACTACTCGAACGGCAATTCGTTCGACTTCCAGGGCCGCCAGCTGTCCTGCGAGCATCTCACCCGCCGGGTGACGCGCTACGAGAATGACGGCACCGCGACCGTGCTCGCCGACAACTACCAGGGCAAGCGGCTGAACTCGCCGAACGACATCGCCGCGCATCCCGACGGCAGCTACTGGTTCACCGATCCGCCCTATGGCGGCCAGCTCTATGAAGGCGAGCCTGACGCGGCCGGCGGTCCGAGCAATTCCGCCGGCAAGCTCAATCCGCGGATCGGGCAGCCGGCGGGCTTCGTGCCGGCCAAGCGCGAGCTGCCGACCAATTGCTATCGCATCGATCCCTCGGGCCGGATCGATCTCGTGGTGACCGAGGACCAGGTGCCGGACCCGAACGGCATCTGCTTCTCGCCGGATTACAAGAAGCTCTATGTCGTCTCGACCGGCAAGGGACCGGGCGACACCGGCGCCGGCGGCAAGGGCGACGTCTTCGTGTTCGATGTCGGCGCCGACAACAAGCTCTCCAACGGCAAGCGGTTCAGCGATTTCACGATCGACGGCGTGAAGTGCGGGCCGGACGGCATCCGCTGCGACGTCAACGGCAATGTCTGGTGCTCGAGCAATGCCGGCCGCGCGGTCGGCTACAACGGCGTGACGGTGTGGTCGCCGGAAGGCAAGCTGCTCGGCCGCATCCGGCTACCCGAGGTCTGCGGCAACATCACCTTCGGCGGCCCCAAGCGCAATCGCCTGTTCATGGCCGCAAGCCAGTCGCTCTACGCGGTCTATCTGGCGACCCAGGGGGCCGGGCCGGCGTAAGCGCGCGGGCAGCAGGGCGCCGGCATGACCCGCCGGCGCCGTCCCCCGCTACCTGATTGTCGCAGCTCAGCTTTCGGAACTGAACGCGCGCCCCGCCGTTAACAAACGGCGGCTCGGCCGCGTCAATTTCGCTTTATTTGCAGGGCGAGGTGTTCACCCGTGAACGGCACTTTCCGCTAGGATCATCCCACCGCAGCGCCGATCCATGAGGACCCCGCCATGAGCTTCCGCCGCGATTATCTTTCCAAACCGATCTTCTCCTGGGCGCGTGGCGTGCTGCCGACCATGTCGGACACCGAGCGCGAGGCGCTGGAAGCCGGCGACGTCTGGTGGGACGCCGACCTGTTCACCGGTAATCCCGACTGGTCGAAATTGCTGGCGTTCGCGCCGGCCCAATTGACCGACGAGGAGAACGCCTTCCTGCACGGTCCGGTCGACGAGCTCTGCGCGATGCTCGACGAGTGGAAGATCAATTGGGAATGGCGCGACCTGCCGCCGGAAGTCTGGGCCTTCATCAAGGCGAAGAAGTTCTTCGGCATGATCATCCCGAAGGAGTTCGGTGGCCTCGGCTTCTCGCCCTATGCGCATTCCGAAGTGGTGCGCAAGATCTCCTCGCGCTCGCTGACCGCGGCCGTCACCGTGATGGTGCCGAACTCGCTTGGGCCGGGCGAGCTCCTGATGCGGTTCGGCACCAAGGAGCAGCAGGACAAATGGCTGCCGCGTCTCGCCGCAGGCCAGGACATCCCCTGTTTCGGCCTGACCAGCCCGGAGGCCGGCTCGGACGCCGCCTCGATGATCGACACCGGCATCATCTGCAAAGGCAATTTCGAAGGTCGCGAGGTGCTCGGGCTGAAGCTCAATTGGCACAAGCGCTACATCACGCTCGGGCCGGTGGCGACGCTGCTCGGCCTCGCCTTCAAGGCCTATGATCCGGATCACCTAGTCGGCAGCGAGGACGAGCTCGGCATCACGGTTGCGCTGATCCCGACCCATCTGCCCGGCGTCTCGATCGGCCATCGTCATCTGCCGGCGATGCAGGTGTTCCAGAACGGCCCGAACTGGGGCAAGGACGTCTTCATCCCGCTCGACTACATCATCGGCGGCCAAGAGCGGTTAGGGCAAGGTTGGAAGATGCTGATGACGGCGCTTGCCGCCGGCCGCGGCATCTCGCTGCCGTCGCTGTCGGCCGCCGGCGCGGCCTATGCCGCGCGCACCACCGGTGCCTATGCCCGCATCCGCGAGCAGTTCGGCATCTCTATTTCCAAGTTCGAGGGCATCGAGGAGCCGCTGGCGCGCATCGCCGGCACCGCCTATCTGCTCGACGCCGCGCGGCGGCTGACCTGCGCCGCGTTGAACGAGGGGCATCATCCCGCCGTCATCTCGGGGATCATGAAGCTGCACGCCACCGAGCGGATGCGGATCGCGATCGACGACGCCATGGACATCCATGGCGGCAAGGCCGTGATCGACGGCCCGCAGAACTATCTCGGCGGGCTCTACCGCTCGGTGCCGGTCGGCATCACGGTCGAGGGCGCCAATATCCTGACCCGCAATCTGATCGTGTTTGGGCAGGGCGCGATCCGTGCGCATCCTTATCTGCTGCAGGAGATGAACGCGCTCAGCGAGATCGATCGCGACAAGGGCTTGACCGCGTTCGACACCGCATTCTGGAAGCATGTCGGACATAGCTTTGCGACCATGTTCCGCGCCTGGGGCCGCAGCTGGAGCTTCGGCCTGTTCGCGCCGGCGCCGGATGCCGGCGATGCCACCGAGTTCTATCGCCAGCT
This Bradyrhizobium sp. CCBAU 53421 DNA region includes the following protein-coding sequences:
- a CDS encoding MFS transporter, which codes for MSQTASIAPNSGARSEIETSTISAISWRLIPFLILAYFFSYLDRVNLGFAALTMNSELKFSPVVFSFGAGIFFIGYFIFEVPSNLALERFGASKWIARIMVSWGILSALMAAVYDEHSFYALRFFLGVAEAGFFPGIILYLTYWYPAEYRARFLAAFALAVPISTVIGAPISGLLLGLDGVMGLKGWQWLFVIEGVPSVLLGIVTWFYLTDRPEKADWLSAEQKAWLKGKLDAEVAAKQAAQHFTLGQALSSPKVLALSAIYFGFVASLYGMQFWLPQIVKAFGLTNAQTGFVTAIPYAFGTVAMILWARRSDATRERVFHVGAPLLLTALALGVSSYISDPIMTMVVLTVAAIGVFCTFAVFWTLPTAWLSGTAAAGAIALINSIGNLAGFGGPYLIGWVKETTGSTSTGLLVLSLLPLAAGLLVFLGSHETKTEFAGAK
- a CDS encoding efflux RND transporter periplasmic adaptor subunit, encoding MFVRSVLSSYYKLLTGASLAFAVFALTGCNDKAAENADPGRPVLVATVHYEAETPERSFVGTIKPRIEADMGFRVAGKVAKRLVEVGQTVDVDQPLATLDEVDLKLQAEQAEAEFRAATGVLAQAAAAEQRAKDLKTKGWTTDAALDSAKAAGDEARARLNRAERSVELTRNSLSYATLVADTRGVVTATMIEPGQVVAAGQASVRVARLGEKEAVVAIPETLLARARSGVATVALWSDAKKSYAAKLREVAPQADPATRTYLAKFSLPDADEAVSLGMTATLTLADKASERVAKLPLSALYSQGGDPSLYIVDDKGDIALKPVKVKAYESSNVVISGGVDDGAKVVALGVQKLDPSQKVRVVSSLSF
- a CDS encoding TetR/AcrR family transcriptional regulator, with the protein product MTLISEHSETDTRERILVVAERLFRQIGYQKTTVADIAKELRMSPANVYRFFDSKKSIHESVARGLMGEVEIEAQRIARSEGPAATRLRQMMTTINRMNTERYVGDSKLHEMVEIAMQEDWEVCAAHMELIGQTIGEVIAQGVASGEFEVKDLQLAALCAGTAMMRFFHPQMIAQCANKPGPTIDQMIDFVIAGLSPRARAN
- a CDS encoding flavin reductase family protein; translation: MTAKDLHFYEPKNGHGLKHDPFNAIVAPRPIGWISSRDAGGNVNLAPYSFFNAFCYTPPIIGFSSTNWKDSVANIQDTGEFVWNLTTMDLAKNMNATAAHVARDVDEFKLAGLTPVAGKLVNVPRVAESPVSFECKVSQIVQLQGADGRKAEAWLTLGEVVAVHIDKAFIKDGVYQTGLAHPIVRAGRRGDYFEIKPENLFEMIRPD
- a CDS encoding SMP-30/gluconolactonase/LRE family protein produces the protein MTRQPRSNPTEERRDPDVSRRTLVQGLAVSAAAGVTGIGSALAQNAPAPVGPPTTITSPPRDFSPRGAPTTYFWDPDIIAVDPSFNDLAQPNTSIKRLYTGLLWAEGPAWSSQGRYLLWSDIPNNRQMRWSEDDGHVSVFRMPSNYSNGNSFDFQGRQLSCEHLTRRVTRYENDGTATVLADNYQGKRLNSPNDIAAHPDGSYWFTDPPYGGQLYEGEPDAAGGPSNSAGKLNPRIGQPAGFVPAKRELPTNCYRIDPSGRIDLVVTEDQVPDPNGICFSPDYKKLYVVSTGKGPGDTGAGGKGDVFVFDVGADNKLSNGKRFSDFTIDGVKCGPDGIRCDVNGNVWCSSNAGRAVGYNGVTVWSPEGKLLGRIRLPEVCGNITFGGPKRNRLFMAASQSLYAVYLATQGAGPA
- a CDS encoding efflux RND transporter permease subunit; its protein translation is MKRFNLSAWAVSHPTLVLFLMIILGAAGFFSYEKLGRAEDPFFTVKVVNVSVMWPGATSQEMQMQVADPIEKKLQELPFFDKVQTYSKPGFTAMQVSFKDSTSPKDVPYLFYLIRKKLVDVQGELPSGILGPVVNDEFSDVDSILYMMTGDGADYAQLKKVAEGFRQRLLKVPGVTKIDLYGTQDERIFVEFSHAKLATLGITPQALFDSLAKQNNVTPAGMVETSSQRVPLRVTGALDGVKAVAETPVESNGRVFRLGDIATVSHGYVDPPSFKVRQEGKPALGIGVVTAKGANILELGKEVQKATAEFLKAVPQGVDVQQIADQPKVVEHAVGEFVHSFVEALAIVLFVSFVALGWRTGIVVALSVPLVLGIVFIVMNAMSLDLHRITLGALIIALGLLVDDAIIAVEMMVVKMEQGWDRMKAASFAWESTAFPMLTGTLVTAAGFLPIGFANSAVGEYAGGIFWIVAIALVASWFVAVIFTPYIGVKLLPNIKVHQNHDPHAIYETRMYRALRSVVQWCVDHRIKVVVATVGVFVAAIVGFGHVQQQFFPLSERPELFLQLRLPEGTAFNVTEKAVKQAEGLLKGDDDIQTYTAYVGQGSPRFWLGLNPQLPNEAFAEIVILAKNVEARERVKAKIEQAAADGALNEARVRVDRFNFGPPVGFPVQFRVIGPDANKVRDIAYQVREVMRQNKNVKDVQLDWNEQSPYLKLAVDQDRARALGLTPQDVSQALAMLISGAPVTTIRDGIEKVGVVARAVPSERLDLGRVGDLTITTRNGVAVPLQQIAKIEYAHEEPILWRRNRDMAITVRSDVVDGVQAPDVTNQIAPKLKDIQAHLEPAYRIEPGGAFEESAKGNASIFILFPVMVMVMLTLLMIQLQSFSRLTLVFLTAPLGIVGASLGLNVANQPFGFVALLGLIALAGMIMRNAVILVDQIESDVASGLTRREAIVEATVRRARPVVLTALAAILAMIPLSRSAFWGPMAITIMGGLFVATFLTLLYLPGLYALWFRKTLEESGPEQINTAPQHAGDAQRAFPLAEAAE
- a CDS encoding acyl-CoA dehydrogenase — encoded protein: MSFRRDYLSKPIFSWARGVLPTMSDTEREALEAGDVWWDADLFTGNPDWSKLLAFAPAQLTDEENAFLHGPVDELCAMLDEWKINWEWRDLPPEVWAFIKAKKFFGMIIPKEFGGLGFSPYAHSEVVRKISSRSLTAAVTVMVPNSLGPGELLMRFGTKEQQDKWLPRLAAGQDIPCFGLTSPEAGSDAASMIDTGIICKGNFEGREVLGLKLNWHKRYITLGPVATLLGLAFKAYDPDHLVGSEDELGITVALIPTHLPGVSIGHRHLPAMQVFQNGPNWGKDVFIPLDYIIGGQERLGQGWKMLMTALAAGRGISLPSLSAAGAAYAARTTGAYARIREQFGISISKFEGIEEPLARIAGTAYLLDAARRLTCAALNEGHHPAVISGIMKLHATERMRIAIDDAMDIHGGKAVIDGPQNYLGGLYRSVPVGITVEGANILTRNLIVFGQGAIRAHPYLLQEMNALSEIDRDKGLTAFDTAFWKHVGHSFATMFRAWGRSWSFGLFAPAPDAGDATEFYRQLSRYSSAFALCADMALLTLGGALKRKEMLSARFGDILSELYLLSAALKRWQDEGRQKEDLPALEWCMASGFKTIENRFAEILANLPNRPVAWMLKFLIQPFGARVTGPSDRVVHLCAQLVLSASVARDRLTPDLAFVEDDGGIARLEKAFRLVVAAEDAAKQLRAARLHDWKEAVKKGVITEADGEKLAAAHEAVTKVIEVDDFAPEALSPIYKKSADVHQFFQELGEQRAAS